Part of the Natronobacterium gregoryi SP2 genome, CGGTTCTTCCTCGAACCGATCGAGCCAGTTGCGAATCGTTTTCTCGACGACACCGTGGCGGTCAGCCAGCGTATTCAGTTGATCGCCTTGCTTGCGCCCGATCGCCGCGAGAACACGTTCTCGCGGCTTGCCTTCGTCTATCTGATCTTTGAGCTCGTAGAGTTCCTCAAGTGTGACCTCGTCGAGCCGACCCATTACCGGCTCTACAACACCCGCCGGTAAATAACTTCCTTAATCACTATGAGACGGGTTGCTGTCCGTCAGTCCCGGTGCAACCACGCCCCAGGTTACACCGAGGCATCCGAAGCAATCCGTATCAGTCTTCGTATGAGAGCAGCCGGTCCGCGTTGCCCGCGAGACGGGTCGCGCGCTCGCCAAACGAGTCGGCGTACCTGACGACGAGCAACAGGACAGTTGCGGGACGCCGGACCTCGTAGCCGTCTTCTCGGGAGAGCAGCCCTGCCTCCTCGAGTTCGCCTGCGTACTTGCTGACCGTCGGCGGGGAGACATCGAGCACGTCCGCGAGGTCGCCGGCGGTCGCGTCCGGCGCGACCAGCAGTTCGATCAGCATTCCGCGGGCCGTTTCCCGTCGCAGGTAGCCCAACGCTCGCTTCTCGAACTCGTCGAACCGCCCTGCCGGAACGAACCGCTTGTAGTCGCCGTCGCTGTAGCGTTCGATCGCCTCGCCGTCCTCGAGTCGGCGCAGGTGGTGCTGGGTCTCGCCGGTCCCGAGCTGGAGGTCGTCGCGAATCTTCGAGAAGTGCGCCCCAGGAGTCGTCGAGAGATAGCCTCGGATCGCGTTACGGGCGTCGCTATCGCCGTCGTCCGTCGCGGCCGCCTTCTCGGAGAAACCGGCGATTGGAGCGGTCGCACCGAGGGCAGCGAAGCGGCGCAGGGTCGCTCGTTTCTCGTCGTCGACCCCGTCGGGCGATGGCATGTCTGTCTACCGTCCGAAAGGGGTTCCGGCGTAAAACAGGTTTCGCTCGGCTTCCTTCTCTGAATCGTGACCGTCACGGCTCTCGATCCGTTGCTAGCGGTACTCCACCGACTGGCAGTGCTGACGCGGTGCTCTCGTCCACTCTGTCCCTACCGGCTGCTCGACGGGAGCATACGGACTGCTGTCCCGGCGCGACCGCAGGCGGGCGTGCGGGCCCGCCGGAACTGACATCCAGCAAACCGTATCACTCACGCTACTATCTAAACAGCGAATAAATGTCACACGAACACCGAACCCAGACACATCGTCGCCGAAACATTGTGGAACGCCCGACGATCGGCAGCCGATCAGTCGTCTTGGGTCTCTTCGGCTGCCGGATTGGCTTCCTTGAAGTCCTGATCCATCTCCTCGATCACTTCTTCAGGATCGGAGATATTACCGGGGTCCTGCCCTTCCTTGATCGCCTGCGCTTCTTGTTCCATCGCCTCGACATCCATCTCGGCTTCCTCGTCAATCTCGCCGATAATCTCGGCGATGTCGTCCAGGCCGATCAGTTCGCGGGTCTCTTCGTCGAAATCGAGGGCCTCGAGTTCGTCCGTCTCCTCGGCGACGTCGCTACCCGAAAGGTGTTTGCCGTAGCGGCCGACCATCGACGTGAGTTCCTGTGGGAGGACGAACGTCGTCGACTCGCTTTGACCGATCTCGGTCAGCGCGTCCATCCCCTTGTCGATGACCGCGCGTTCGCCCATCGATTCCGCAGAGCGAGCGCGCAGGACCGTCGAAATCGCGTCACCCTGTGCCTCGAGAATCTGGCTCTGCTTTTCACCCTGGGCACGGATGATCTCGGACTGCTTGTCACCTTCTGCCTTCTCGACGGCACTGCGGCGTTCACCCTGTGCCTCGAGAATCATGGCACGACGCTTTCGCTCCGCGGAGGTCTGTTGCTCCATCGCGCGCTGGACGTCTTTCGATGGGTTGACCTCGCGGACTTCGACGCTCTCGACGCGAATCCCCCACTCGTCTGTGGGTTCGTCGAGTTCGTTGCGGATCTTCGCGTTGATCTGCTGGCGTTTGTTCAGCGTGTCGTCCAGTTCCATATCACCCAGCACGGCACGCAGGGTGGTCTGAGCGAGGTTCGAGACGGCTTTCTTGTAGTCGTCGACCTCGAGGAACGCCTTCTTGGCGTCCATCACCTTGATGTAGACGACGGCGTCGGCGGTCACGGGCGAGTTGTCGCGCGTGATCGCTTCCTGTCGCGGGACATCAAGCGTCTGTGTTCGCATGTCGAACCGATAGGTGTTCGAGACGAACGGCGGGACGAAGTTGATACCCGGCTCGAGGAGTTTCCGGTACTCTCCGAAGACCGTCAGGGCTCGTTTCTCGTACGCGTCGACGATCTCGATCGCGCTGAGTAGCGCGGCGATGACGACGACGAGAACGAGGGCTCCGACGAACAACAGTGCACCGCCGGTTTGCATGGGGAACAGTTCTACGACCATGCTCCGTCGTTGTAGCGGTAAAGTGAAAAGCGTTCCCTTGTTTGAGAGACATGTCAGCGGTGAGGGGCCGGGTTCGAAACCGGTCGGGGTTACGACTCCGTTTCGGTTTCGACTTCGGGATCGTCGTCCGACTCGCTCGAGGTGTGTCCCTCAGAGTCTTCGCTCTGGGGCTGGTCCTGTGTGTTGGCAAGCGCCCGGTCGATCTCGTCCTCGCCGATCGCACCGAGCGATTCGACCGTGAGGACGTTGCCGCCGCCGGGATCGAGGACGATGATCTCGTCGCCCTCGTCGATCGTGCCGCTCGTCGTCCGAGCACTATAATAGGGTGCGAACCCGCCCTGATCGAGTTTCACCTCGCCCTCCCGAGTCGTGATCTCCGTGGTCGCGTAGCCAGTCACGCCGGCAAGCGAATCAGAATCGGAGGTCTGGGCCGTTCCTTTGCCGCCATAGAAGTCGAACTCGTTGTAGACGTACGCCGCGACGGCACCGATGGCAAGCGTCAGCGCTGCCAGAATGAACAGGCTCACCGGGCCCGGGAATAGTATGCCGATCAATCCTGCGCCGACGAGAGCGACCCCGATGACGATGAGGTGTGCACCCGGAGAGAGCGCCTCTAGCGCCATCAGTACGAGCCCCACCGACAGGAGCAAAAGCGGCACGTTCCCCAAGAGGGCATCGAGCATATCCTTGGATAAGGGCTCACCCCGATTAAATGTTTATCGCCGGTTGAGGACCAACCCCGGAACGAACCGAACGCGCCGACAGCGGCGTTTACTCCGACGACCCGTTCCTGATCGTCGTGTGTGCCCCGATCAACGCGCCCGCCAGATCCAGATCCTCGAGGTGAGTCCCCTGGTCGATGATCGACCGGCGGATGTCACCGTTCCGGACCGTCGCACCAGGGAACACCACCGTGTGCTCGAGGTGTGTATCCTCGAGCGTGACGCCGTCCATCACGTGGACGTTGTCGCCGACCGTCGCGTTCTCGAGGGTCGCCGACTCCGCGACCAGCGAGTTACCGTCGAGATGCCAGGAGACGGCATCGAGGTAGCTCTCGGGTGTCCCGATATCGAACCACGCGCCTTCGAACGTATAGGCGTAGGTCGGCTCCCGGCTCTGAAGCCACTGGACGAACCAGCCGGGTTCGTCGGGGTTGTTACCTTCCTCGAGGTAGGTCGGCAGCAGGGACAGGGCGTCTTCGGGGAATGCATAGCAGGCGATCGAGACCAGCGTACTCCTGGGGTCGTCGGGTTTCTCCTGGAAGTCGACGACGCGGTCGCCCTCGAGTTCGACCAGCCCGTAGGACTTGGCCTTCTCCCGGGAGCCGACGTCGTAGGCGGCCAGCGTCGGCGCGTCCTGCTGGTCGAAGTAGTCGAGGAAGTCGGTGACGTCGAAGCTGATCAGGTTGTCTCCGGCGATGACCAGCAGGTCGTCGTCGACTCCCTCGCGGTCGATCAACTGCGCGAGCGCGCCGACGACGCCGAACTTCTCGTCTTCGTCGGTCGTCTCTTCGATCGAGAGCTGTGGTTTCTCGAACTCACGTTCCGCGAGGTGGCTCTCGAAGTCCGGGGCGAATCGCTCGTTAGTGCTGACGTAGACGTCGTCGATCCGATCGTCTTCCTCGAGCTCCGTGAAGATGCGATCGACGACCGTCGAGTCGCCGATCGGGAGGAACATCTTGGGCCGATGTTTCGTGATCGGCCACATGCGGGTCGCGTATCCACCCGCGAGAACCACGGCCTTCATGGCCTCGGATTCGACGGACGGATGTAAGTCACTTGCCCTTTCAGCGATGTCGGCGACGACCCGGCATCCATAAACGCCCGAACCACGTTCCCTCGAGTATGCGCGAGGCCGATCAGACGACGCGACAGCGACTCGCCGACGCGTTACGCACTGAGCCAGCGACGCCCAGCGAACTCGCCACGCAACTGGATCTGACGCCCCACGCGGTCGTCGGCCACGTCGAACACGTCTCCCAGTCGGTCGAGGGGACGGACGAACAGCTGCTCGTCGCCCCACCGACCTGTCGTGACTGCGGGTTCGACGACTTCGACGACCTGGTAAATCTCCCGTCGCGGTGTCCCTCTTGCAAGAGCGAGTCGGTGGCGGAACCGACCTTCACGATCGAGTAATCGCTCGAGACGCTCGGACTGTCCGGACGGTCCGGACCGTCACTGTCACCGGGGATGCGGTTCCGTTCCGACACGCATATTTAGACGGCAGGCTTGAGCCCGGTACGAACGCGAACGTGACCCTCTCGAGTCGTCCGCAATCGCCGTCTCCCGATGTCTCGCCGGGGCGTCGGCCGTCACACTGCGTTCGAGGAGACAGAAGAGAAGATGACTACCACGCCTGATTCCGGGCCCGACTGCGCCGAATTCGTGCTCGCGGTACTCGAGTGGCTCGACGAGCGCGACGAGCCGACCGATACGGTCGACCAGGCGTTCGAGGTTCTCGCGAGCGAACGCCGACGGCTGTTTCTCGAGGTGATGCAAGTCTACGGGGAGTCGCTCACGTTGCCCGATGCGGCCGAAGAGGTCGCAGTCCGGGAGACCGGCGCTTCGGTCCAGGAGCTCTCCGCCCAGTGTGTCGCTAACGTCTACATCTCGCTGTATCACGACCACCTGCCCCGACTGGTTCGTGCGGGGCTGGTCGAGTACGATCAGGAGCGGGATCTCGTGTCGCCGGTCGGACTCACGTAAGCGAGTGACGACGTGGCAGTCCGTGAACTCGAGCGCGGTCAGGCGGACTGCTGTCCCGATGTCCCGGCGCGACCGCAAGAGCGCGCGGGCGCGCCGGCACTAGACGGCAGCAAACCGTATCAGTCGCTTCCGGTATCCGAAGCCGTGTCGGAGACGATCGAGCGATCGGGGAGGTTCGACGACGGTTCTCGGCCCAGCGTGAGCAGACGTTCGGTACGGGTGACTTCTATCGGACTCGGATTCGACTTTTCGATTTCCTCGTACTCGACCGTAACGCCTGCTGTCTCGGCGCTGATCCTGACGGCACAAAGCTGATACGAGGGGTAAAACACTGGCGGAAGAACGCCGACGGCGACGTCTCGGCGGTGGAGTCGCTTCAACCACGTTCCGGTGTTGACGAGCAATCGGCCGTCGACATCGATCACCTTCGGTCGGTGAGTATGCCCGTAGCAGAATATCGCCGTCTCCGGCTGGGCAGCAAACACCTCGCGTGCAGCCTCTTTGTAGGGTTCGTCCGGATCGACGGTGAGGTCGGTTTCGAAGATGCCGAACCGGTCGACAGTCTGTCTGAAGTCACGGAGGACGAAGTAGACGGGAATCCCAACGAGAAGGAGGATGCCAGCGACCGCTGCGTTGACGACGAGGAGCAGATGGACGGTCTCACCGACGTAACCCAACTGGTCGAGAACTGCATCTGCCATTTCGACCGGCATCGCCCAGACGCCGGCAACGTCCAGACCTGCCAGCACTGCGAGGACGACACTGACGTTGAGAAGGAGCAAGAACGGGAGCACGGCGTACCGCAAGAGCGGGTTCATTTCGCGGTAGAAGTACTTCGAAAGGAGCCAGCGTGGCACTCGTTCGGTCGGGGTAACCGCCTGGACGTCTTTCAACCAGTTGTACCGCCCCCGTTCGGAGAGCCGGCCTGCTCGACTCGTCACGAGGGCGTTGTAGTAGTAGCCAAGCGGCGTCTCGTGTCGGTTCCCGACATCCTCGAAGCGGTTGTTTGGATCTTGCTGGTGGCCGTGTTCGAAGTGGATCGTCCGGTCGCCGACCGGACGCGTGACCGACTCCGCCTGGACGAGGTCGACGTTGTACTCGGCCAGTCGGTCGACGTACTCGTCGTACGCGGCGAGATCGTGGTCGTGATTCCCCGGCAACATCGTGACCGGGATCGACGCACCGGTCGCACGCAACTGCTCGAACAACCCGGAATAGCGGTCGGTCAGAACGTCGAACTTCGCCAGCCCGTCGATCTCGGTGATCTCCCACAGACCGAACGCGTCACCGTTGATGAGGAGTTCTACGTCTTCGTCGGTCGTCTCCAGTCGCTCGAGAAACGCGATCAACTCCTCGAGGAAGTCGACTTCCCCCAGTTGCTCGTCGCCGCCGATGTGGAGGTCGCTGATGACGTAGTAGACCCGCCCGTCGGCATCGTCAGCCATGTCGTCACACGTCCACCCTCGAGACGTATATAACTAGAACTCGACGTTCGACGTCGCGGTCAGGTCGTCGCCGTCCTCGATCGGGCCGGTGCCGACGAACTCGTAGGCGTCGTCGGTCAGGGAGATCTCGTCACCGACGACTGTCACCTCGAGTTCTGTCAGGGTCGCGCCCTCGCAGGGACCATGCGTACAGTCGCCGGAGTCGGCCTCGAAGTACGCGCCGTGGTTCTCGCAGACGAGTTCGCCGTTTCGCATCACCGCACCCGAGCCCTTGTCGAGTTTGATGTGCGTGAAGTGCTGGCAGTAGTTGAGCCAGCAGAAGACGTCGGCTCCCGAGCGGACGAGGACCGCCTCTTTCACCTCGCCGTTTCCGTCTCGAACCCGAAAGAGAAACGTCGACTCCGCAGGTACCGCCTCGAGCGTCGTGATCGGTCGTTGGGCTGCCATCGACGCTCCGTTCGCAGTCGGGTTTCGTGAACGTTACGTCTCACTGGCAGGTCTCGCGACCGTCTGACGGAGTTTTATTACGGCTACGTCGAAACGGAACGTATGGACTCCCTGCTCGTTTATGGCTCGTACGGGTACATCGGGAGCCGAATCGCCGCGAAAGCGGTGTCTCGAGGCTGGTCGCCGGTCGTCGCCGGCCGCGACCGCAGCAACGTCACTCGCCAAGCCGACGCGCTCGGGGTCGAGAGACGAGTGTTCACCCTGGCGGAACCAGCAGGGAAGCAAGTTCTCACTGACTCTCTCGAGGACGTCGAAGCTGTTCTCAACTGTGCGGGACCGTTCGTCGAAACCGCCGAGCCGCTGGTCGAGGCCTGTCTCGAGACTGGCACCGACTATCTCGACGTCACCGGCGAGTGCCCGGTGTTCGAACGGCTCCGCCAGCGAGATCAGCGTGCACGCGACGCTGGCGTGACGGTGCTGCCGGGAGTCGGTTTCGATGTCGTCCCGACGGACTGTCTGGCGGCGTTTCTCGACGGGGTGTTACCGGAAGCCGACCGTCTCCATCTCGGCAAAAAGAGTCGGAGTTCGCTTTCACGAGGTACTGCACGGACGGCTCTCGAGGGGCTCTGCGAGGGAGGTGTGATCCGACGGAACGGACGGCTCCTACGAGTGCCCGTGGCGTTTCGCAGCCGTGAGATCGATTTCGGCCACGGACCCGAACACGCCGTCACTGTTCCGTTTGGCGACGTCGTCACTGCAGCCTACGACACCGGACTCGAATCCGTCGAAGTCTACGTCGCCGCGCCGCCGTGGACGACAAAAGCGATGCAGGCGCTGGACTCGGTCAGTTCTGTCGTCGCCTCGGAGCCAGTAAGGCGACTTCTCGAGCGAGCGATCGATTCTACGTTCGACGGACCGGGCGACCGAGAACTGGCGACCGATCGAGCTATCGTCTGGGGCGAAGTCGAGGACGACGCCGGGCGACGTGTGGGTGCACGCCTCGAGACGCCGAACCCGTACGCGCTAACCGTCGAAACCGCACTCGCCGCGAGCGAGCGCATCGACGACGCCGACGACGGTTTCCAGACGCCTGCGACCGCTTTCGGGAGCGACTTCATCCTCGAGTTCGACGCTCGTTGTGAGGTGCTTTCGGCACCTGCTCTCGAGAACGACGGCGCACAACAGTCTCTCTGGCAAGTCGCGTCGAACAGTTAATCTTCGCCAGGGGTACTCCCTCGTTCGTCCATCATCGACTGGGTGCGTTCGATCCAGGCACCGCGATGGAATCCAATGGCGACGTAGATCGTCGCCCACAGGTAATAGACGACGATCGAGACGTAGATTGCTGGGACGCCGTAGCCGAGGACGATGCCGCCGACATAAGAGACGCCGAGGAGTCCGACTACCATCCCGCTGATCCTACCGATAAGCGGCGTCTTCGTGTCACTGCCGCTCGTGAGCGCGCCTGCGAGGACGACGTAGAGCACGGTCACTGGCGCGGCGAGTGCGTAGGCCGCGGCGAAGCCGGCCGCGTAAGACCGCGTCGCGGGATCGTCGGTAAAGAAGCTGACGAACCACTCGGCACCGAAGAAGAGAACGACGCCGAGTGAGCCGACAGTCAAAACGCCGAGCGCTGCGGCTGCCCAGCCGTTGTACCGTGCACTGACGGGATCGCCCTCGCCGAGTGTCTGGCCGACGACGATGCTCGTCCCCGTCCGGTAGCCCCGCGAGAGGGGTGACGTAATCTGCTGGTAGACGCGTCGCCCGATCTGGTAGGCGGCGTTGACGTCCGTCCCGAAGTACAGCAGGATCGAGTTGAACGGGAACTCGAGGGCGGTCGTCAGGAACCCTTCTGTGATTCTTGGGGCACTGATCGCGAGCAGTTGCCGGGTGATCGTCCACTGCGTCGGCCGGACGAAGCCGGCTGGCGTCCACGAGCCGTAGATCGCGGCCACGAGTGCGAGTGCAGAGAAGACGTTTCCAACGGCGGTCGCAATGCCGACGCCGACGATGTGCAGGTAGGGCGCAGGCCCGAGTCCGAGCCCCAGAACGACCGTCCCGACGATGTTGAGTGCGTTCGAAACGACGTTGACGGACATCGGCGTGCGCGTGTCGCCAGCGCCCTGGATCGACCGTGCAGCCACGAGCGCGACGTGGCGTGCAGGCGTCGTCGCAAAAATTATCGCCAGATAGATTCCGCCCATCCGGGCGACTTCTGACTCGGGAGTGAGCTCCGGACTGATGATAGCGATTGCCCACTGGCCGAAGAAATACCCGAACACGATAAAGGGGATTCCCGCGACGGCACCGAGCAGTATCGCCTGCGTGATCGCCTCGTCTCTGTTCGCCGTCGCACCGCTACCGGTATCCTGACTCGAGAGCGCGATGACGCCGCTGCCGAGGCCGAGGCCGATCCGCAGCGGGAGTCGTGCGTAGAGGTCCGCGAGTCCGACGGCTGCCACCGCCGCGGGGGAGAACAGACCGGTGACGGCGACGTCGGTCGTCCGCATCAGCGTCCGGAGGAACTGCTCGACCATCACCGGCCAGGAGAGATCGAGCACGCGCCGCCAGACGTCGACGAGCCGTCGGCGTCCGAGAGACCGCACGGCGTAACACTCGAATCGTCCGCCGCTTGAACCTGTTGGAGACGGCATTCGAGATGTCTCCCGCACGCGGCGAGCTCCGGAACGGAGCGGCGTTATGCTGAGGGGAGGCCGACGCCTTCGGCCAGCAGTTCGTGGGAGCGAAGCGCGTCGTCGTGGTCGGCGAGTACGTGCTGGATCATCACCTCGTCGACGCCGACGCGGTCGGCGAGTTGCTCGAGCAGGCCAGCGAGCGTGTCCGGACTTCCTGAGATCGCCCGCGGCCATTCGTCGGCCTCGAGCGTGGCCGGCGTCGGTTCCGGGACATCACCGAGTTCGTCGATGGCTTCCTCGACCGAGGGCGTCGTTCCGACGACTCCACGCCGCATCCGCGCGAACGACGCCTCGGCGACAGCACGCTGACGCGCCGCCTCTTCGTCGGTTTCGGCACAGATTGCGTTTACCGCGACCAGCCCCTCCGGTTCGTCGATGCCACCGGCGAGGGCCGGCGGTTCGAAATGCTCGCGGTACGCCTCGAACGACTGCGTGGCCAACTGTGGGCGGATGAACGCCGCAAAACAGTAGCGTAAGCCGAGTTTCCCAGCGATCTTCGCACTCGAGGAACTCGAACCGAGAACCCACGGAACGGGTGGCTCTGCACTCGAGCGTGCGATCTCGAGGTCGCTGTAGGCGTGTCCCTCGGGGAAGTCGTCGTAGAGGTGGTTGACGACGGCCTCGATCTTCTCGGCGTGATCTTCGTCGGGGTTCTGGACGCGACGGGACGTTTCGAGGGCCTGATCCGCGGCCGGCGAGCCGTTCGCCCGTCCGAGGCCCGCGTCGATGCGACCCGGCGCGAGTGCGTCGAGCGCGCCGAACGCCTCCGCGACCTTGAACGGGCTGTAGTGGTTGAGCAACACGGCACCCGATCCGAGCCGGATCGAGTTCGTTTCGGCGGCGAGATGGCCGAGCAACACTTCAGGCGTCGTGCCCGCAATAGTATTTGCCATGCCGTGGTGTTCGGCAACCCAGAACCGCTCGAATCCGAGTTTTTCGGCCTGTTGAGCGGCTTCGACAGTGTTTTCGTACGCTTCCGTCGCAGTGCCGTCGTCGGGGACCGGAGAGAGGTCGACAGCAGAGAGTCTCATACGTCCCACTCGGAAACTGCGAGAAATAACGGTTCGGCTAGCGGAAGGTAGCTGCCTCGTCGAGAACGTATCCACGTCGACGTGAAATGGCGCGCTGTCGGCCGACCGAGTGAAACGAGGGCGGTCGACAGCGCGCGAGCTCTTCACGAGCGCAGCGAGTGA contains:
- a CDS encoding winged helix-turn-helix transcriptional regulator, coding for MPSPDGVDDEKRATLRRFAALGATAPIAGFSEKAAATDDGDSDARNAIRGYLSTTPGAHFSKIRDDLQLGTGETQHHLRRLEDGEAIERYSDGDYKRFVPAGRFDEFEKRALGYLRRETARGMLIELLVAPDATAGDLADVLDVSPPTVSKYAGELEEAGLLSREDGYEVRRPATVLLLVVRYADSFGERATRLAGNADRLLSYED
- a CDS encoding SPFH domain-containing protein, which encodes MVVELFPMQTGGALLFVGALVLVVVIAALLSAIEIVDAYEKRALTVFGEYRKLLEPGINFVPPFVSNTYRFDMRTQTLDVPRQEAITRDNSPVTADAVVYIKVMDAKKAFLEVDDYKKAVSNLAQTTLRAVLGDMELDDTLNKRQQINAKIRNELDEPTDEWGIRVESVEVREVNPSKDVQRAMEQQTSAERKRRAMILEAQGERRSAVEKAEGDKQSEIIRAQGEKQSQILEAQGDAISTVLRARSAESMGERAVIDKGMDALTEIGQSESTTFVLPQELTSMVGRYGKHLSGSDVAEETDELEALDFDEETRELIGLDDIAEIIGEIDEEAEMDVEAMEQEAQAIKEGQDPGNISDPEEVIEEMDQDFKEANPAAEETQDD
- a CDS encoding NfeD family protein, which translates into the protein MLDALLGNVPLLLLSVGLVLMALEALSPGAHLIVIGVALVGAGLIGILFPGPVSLFILAALTLAIGAVAAYVYNEFDFYGGKGTAQTSDSDSLAGVTGYATTEITTREGEVKLDQGGFAPYYSARTTSGTIDEGDEIIVLDPGGGNVLTVESLGAIGEDEIDRALANTQDQPQSEDSEGHTSSESDDDPEVETETES
- a CDS encoding sugar phosphate nucleotidyltransferase, with protein sequence MKAVVLAGGYATRMWPITKHRPKMFLPIGDSTVVDRIFTELEEDDRIDDVYVSTNERFAPDFESHLAEREFEKPQLSIEETTDEDEKFGVVGALAQLIDREGVDDDLLVIAGDNLISFDVTDFLDYFDQQDAPTLAAYDVGSREKAKSYGLVELEGDRVVDFQEKPDDPRSTLVSIACYAFPEDALSLLPTYLEEGNNPDEPGWFVQWLQSREPTYAYTFEGAWFDIGTPESYLDAVSWHLDGNSLVAESATLENATVGDNVHVMDGVTLEDTHLEHTVVFPGATVRNGDIRRSIIDQGTHLEDLDLAGALIGAHTTIRNGSSE
- a CDS encoding transcriptional regulator, with translation MREADQTTRQRLADALRTEPATPSELATQLDLTPHAVVGHVEHVSQSVEGTDEQLLVAPPTCRDCGFDDFDDLVNLPSRCPSCKSESVAEPTFTIE
- a CDS encoding DUF7344 domain-containing protein; translation: MTTTPDSGPDCAEFVLAVLEWLDERDEPTDTVDQAFEVLASERRRLFLEVMQVYGESLTLPDAAEEVAVRETGASVQELSAQCVANVYISLYHDHLPRLVRAGLVEYDQERDLVSPVGLT
- a CDS encoding metallophosphoesterase, giving the protein MADDADGRVYYVISDLHIGGDEQLGEVDFLEELIAFLERLETTDEDVELLINGDAFGLWEITEIDGLAKFDVLTDRYSGLFEQLRATGASIPVTMLPGNHDHDLAAYDEYVDRLAEYNVDLVQAESVTRPVGDRTIHFEHGHQQDPNNRFEDVGNRHETPLGYYYNALVTSRAGRLSERGRYNWLKDVQAVTPTERVPRWLLSKYFYREMNPLLRYAVLPFLLLLNVSVVLAVLAGLDVAGVWAMPVEMADAVLDQLGYVGETVHLLLVVNAAVAGILLLVGIPVYFVLRDFRQTVDRFGIFETDLTVDPDEPYKEAAREVFAAQPETAIFCYGHTHRPKVIDVDGRLLVNTGTWLKRLHRRDVAVGVLPPVFYPSYQLCAVRISAETAGVTVEYEEIEKSNPSPIEVTRTERLLTLGREPSSNLPDRSIVSDTASDTGSD
- a CDS encoding Rieske (2Fe-2S) protein, encoding MAAQRPITTLEAVPAESTFLFRVRDGNGEVKEAVLVRSGADVFCWLNYCQHFTHIKLDKGSGAVMRNGELVCENHGAYFEADSGDCTHGPCEGATLTELEVTVVGDEISLTDDAYEFVGTGPIEDGDDLTATSNVEF
- a CDS encoding saccharopine dehydrogenase family protein, translated to MDSLLVYGSYGYIGSRIAAKAVSRGWSPVVAGRDRSNVTRQADALGVERRVFTLAEPAGKQVLTDSLEDVEAVLNCAGPFVETAEPLVEACLETGTDYLDVTGECPVFERLRQRDQRARDAGVTVLPGVGFDVVPTDCLAAFLDGVLPEADRLHLGKKSRSSLSRGTARTALEGLCEGGVIRRNGRLLRVPVAFRSREIDFGHGPEHAVTVPFGDVVTAAYDTGLESVEVYVAAPPWTTKAMQALDSVSSVVASEPVRRLLERAIDSTFDGPGDRELATDRAIVWGEVEDDAGRRVGARLETPNPYALTVETALAASERIDDADDGFQTPATAFGSDFILEFDARCEVLSAPALENDGAQQSLWQVASNS
- a CDS encoding MATE family efflux transporter gives rise to the protein MVEQFLRTLMRTTDVAVTGLFSPAAVAAVGLADLYARLPLRIGLGLGSGVIALSSQDTGSGATANRDEAITQAILLGAVAGIPFIVFGYFFGQWAIAIISPELTPESEVARMGGIYLAIIFATTPARHVALVAARSIQGAGDTRTPMSVNVVSNALNIVGTVVLGLGLGPAPYLHIVGVGIATAVGNVFSALALVAAIYGSWTPAGFVRPTQWTITRQLLAISAPRITEGFLTTALEFPFNSILLYFGTDVNAAYQIGRRVYQQITSPLSRGYRTGTSIVVGQTLGEGDPVSARYNGWAAAALGVLTVGSLGVVLFFGAEWFVSFFTDDPATRSYAAGFAAAYALAAPVTVLYVVLAGALTSGSDTKTPLIGRISGMVVGLLGVSYVGGIVLGYGVPAIYVSIVVYYLWATIYVAIGFHRGAWIERTQSMMDERGSTPGED
- a CDS encoding LLM class flavin-dependent oxidoreductase codes for the protein MRLSAVDLSPVPDDGTATEAYENTVEAAQQAEKLGFERFWVAEHHGMANTIAGTTPEVLLGHLAAETNSIRLGSGAVLLNHYSPFKVAEAFGALDALAPGRIDAGLGRANGSPAADQALETSRRVQNPDEDHAEKIEAVVNHLYDDFPEGHAYSDLEIARSSAEPPVPWVLGSSSSSAKIAGKLGLRYCFAAFIRPQLATQSFEAYREHFEPPALAGGIDEPEGLVAVNAICAETDEEAARQRAVAEASFARMRRGVVGTTPSVEEAIDELGDVPEPTPATLEADEWPRAISGSPDTLAGLLEQLADRVGVDEVMIQHVLADHDDALRSHELLAEGVGLPSA